Proteins encoded within one genomic window of Gigantopelta aegis isolate Gae_Host chromosome 2, Gae_host_genome, whole genome shotgun sequence:
- the LOC121381949 gene encoding ankyrin repeat family A protein 2-like, translating into MEYSQHSSSVSTSEAGELAERFRRIIDPSWKGASPVKRMSSSGRHLFSPIDSDQELNDLEVENAFVDGGSESNTDKSSPSKSAGYATPGKSAMSPFRPSTVMTNLQRGNVQTTTPSIIEHMSIHQMAAQGELVILQQDIMEGNDVNKNDEQGLTALHWACANGQMSTVEFLIQSKADINLNGNNGENALLLASCYGYREIVKLLLQHGMDVNYVDESGSTALMYASFNNHAACVKTLLEFGADLTVYNEDHMTAFDLAVGQDNKTAQHAIERHMLSMFEGFT; encoded by the exons ATGGAATATTCTCAGCATTCATCATCTGTATCGACATCAGAAGCGGGAGAACTTGCCGAGAGGTTTCGGAGAATTATTGATCCCAGCTGGAAAGGTGCATCTCCAGTTAAGAGAATGTCGTCATCTGGTCGCCATCTTTTCTCACCAATAGACAGTGACCAAGAACTCAATGACCTTGAAGTGGAAAATGCTTTTGTGGATG GAGGATCTGAAAGTAACACGGACAAATCATCACCATCCAAGTCTGCAGGATATGCGACACCAGGGAAGTCTGCCATGTCACCATTCAGA CCTTCCACTGTAATGACAAACTTACAACGAGGAAATGTGCAGACCACAACACCCTCTATTATTGAAC ATATGAGTATCCACCAGATGGCAGCACAAGGTGAACTTGTTATACTGCAGCAGGATATCATGGAAG GCAATGATGTGAACAAAAACGATGAGCAGGGGTTGACGGCTCTCCACTGGGCGTGTGCCAACGGGCAGATGTCCACCGTGGAATTCCTCATTCAGAGCAAGGCTGACATCAACCTGAATGGAAACAATGGAGAAAATGCTCTGCTGCTCGCCAGTTGCTATGGTTACAGAGAAATTGTGAAGTTGCTTCTTCAGCATGGTATGGACGTGAATTATGTTGACGAG agcGGCAGCACCGCGCTGATGTATGCCAGTTTCAACAACCACGCGGCCTGCGTGAAGACATTGCTGGAGTTCGGTGCTGACCTCACGGTTTACAATGAAGACCACATGACGGCATTTGACCTAGCTGTCGGACAAGACAACAAGACTG